GGGCCAGCCGGGGTTGGGCAAGGCGAAGGCGAAAGCGCGGGCGATCGAGCTGTTGGACCGGGTCGGTATCCCGGAGCCGGCGCGGCGGTACGGCGCGTACCCGTTTGAGATGAGTGGCGGGATGTTGCAGCGGGTGTTGATCGCGATGGCGATCAGCTGCGAACCTAGCGTGTTGATCGCGGCGTTAGCGGCCGATCCGCAGGTGATTGTGGCTGATGAGGCGGTGTCGGCGCTGGATGTCTCGACGCAGGCGCAGATCCTGAACCTGTTGAAGGATATTCAGGCCGAGCGGGGTTTGGCGTTCTTGTTCATTACGCATGATCTTGGTGTGGTGCGGCAGGTCGCGGACCGGATCGCGGTGATGAATTTGGGTGAGATCGTGGAGCAGGGCGACGCGGATCAGGTCTTCGACGCGCCCGCTCAGGAGTACACGCAGTCGTTGTTGTCGGCGGTACCAGAAGTCTCCGCGAAAGCACGCCGCGCACGCGCGGCCGCAGTCTCCGGATCTGGAACGGCTTAAGTTACGTAAGACCGCCGTGCCGTCGATCCAGGGCGTACAAGCCTGACAAATGGATCCGTTCGCGGGACGGGCACGTAATCCTGTCGGGAGCCGGACTCAAAACTGGCATCACTATGTTGTCACGGCTCTTGAGTTCGGCCGTGCTCTGCTTCGTTCTTGCCGTGGCCCCGATCGTCGCCTGCGTGGCGATCATTATCCGGCTGTGGGATGTCGGCTCGTCGCTCGTCACGTTCAGCGGTCAGCTGAGTCAGTTCGCCGCGTGCGGTCGCCTCATGCTCATCGATGCGGGCCAGCCGCGCGGGCATTTGGTCGCGCTCCGCCGCGTCTTCTCGTCGCGCGTCGTCCCGCCGCCAATCGATATCGTGCAGTGAGGCTTCCGCCCGTTGGCGCATCTGCGCCCATTCCCCGCGATCGGCTGGCAGCCCGGCGCGGGCCCGATACGCAGTGTCCGAAGCGTCGGAGGCCTCAGCGTTCGCCGCAAGAGCGCGTTCTTCCAGCGCGTCGGTCTGCTGCTCCCACGCAGCGCGAGCGCGTTTGCGTGTCGGTGTCTCGGCGGCGTGCGCGATGACCTGCTGCCGCAGGTCCGCCGCGACGTCCCGCGCACTGACCTCACCCGCGGCCGCGTGTTCCGCAGCGTCGAGCTTCGCCAGGACGCTGCGCCATTGCTCGACGTCCTTGGTTAGTTCCCGTTCCCGGGGTCCGTCCTGATGCTGCTCGTAGTGTTCCTGCAGATGCGCCAGCTGCCGCCGCTGACGCTGCGCGCGGTGCAGGTCGCGTTCGATCGCACGTGACTGCTCGGCAAGTTCGGTATCGGACAGCGCCGCGTACTTAGCCGACTCGTGCTCCCTGCCAGCGACTCGCCGTTCGCCGTCGTCACGCGTCGGCGCGGTCTGTGCTGGCATGGCAGCGGCCGCGTGTTGCCACGCGCGGCGCTGCATCGGCTCGTCCGGTTCCACACCGAGCGGGCCCTCGGTGTGCACGTCGAACGCCTCCCGGTAGGCGGCAATGTTCCCGGCGCGCTGCGTCCAGTCCGAGCGGCCATCCGGATCGTCCGGTACCGGTCCGAGTGCAGCGGCCCACCCGGGCGGATCGACCGCGACCATCTCGCCGAGCCGTGCCGCCTTCGCCCGCGCCGCCTCGAGTAGCTGATCGCTGTAGGAGCCGTCACCGACCGGGGCGGGCAACCACCCGCCACGCCCGTCACCCGCGCGGGACTGCACACCAGTCGGCGCGGCGTCGTTCATCCGCGAGATCAGCACCTGAGCGTGCGACTTCGTGCCCGTCATCGCGGACCGCTCCCACGCCTCAGACACTGTCCGTGGCGCTTCGGACCCGAGCCACCGCACGTACCGGCGCAGGTACGGCCACGCCGCGTCCTTCTGTAGCTGCTCGGTGGCGCCGGCCGGGAGCACGCGGCGCAGCGTCGCATCGACGTGGTCGGTCTTCGCGTGGTCGGCGATGTACTCCCACCGCTGCAAGTGTGAGGCGATGCTGTCCGCGGCGGTCTGTTCGGCCCGGATGGCCTCGGTCGCCGACGGGTCCGCCTCACTGCGCTCAAGGACTGCCGTAAGGACCGCGCGGGCGGGCTGATTCGGATCCGCCGCCCGTTCGGCCTCCACATCGAGGATGTGCTCAGTCACCGCGTACAAGTGGTTCGCGGCGCGGCCGCGGGTAGCAGCGACGTACAGCGTTTCTCGGCTCATCGTCTCGTCCACGATCGCGTGCACACTGTCCACGGTTGAGCCTTGCGCGCGGTGCACCGTCATCGCGTACCCGAGCTGCACGCGCCGCGCAACGTAGTCCGCCGGCAGCACGGTCACTCCGTGCGTGCCGCTCACGGCGAGGGAACCGTCCCCGCGGATGCCGGTGATGGTCCAGAAGTCGCCGTTCTTCACGAAATCACCGCCGACCCGGATCCGCCGCTCGTTCTCGCGGGTAACGATGATGTCCCCGACCGATGCCGCACTATCGTTGCGCAGCCGCACGCTCTCGCCATGCACCACTCCGGCCGTGACCCGGTCCGCGCGGGCACGGTCGGACAGGGCCTGCACCGTGGCATTGTCCGGCGCGATCATCACCGAATCCAGTCCGGCCTCTTCATCGCGAAGCCACGCCGCGTACACGCTCTCGGTGACCGCGTCCCGGCTGCCGGCGTGCACTCGGTCGTGCTCGAGGTAGGCCTCGACCGCGTCGACGTGACCCTCGCGCAGCGCGAGGCTGGCCTCGGCTTCCCACTGCCGAATCACTCGTTCACCGGTCTGCGGGTCACGGCCTGAGAACCGCCACACGGTGCTGAGCATCGTGGCGCCGACATCGTTCTGAATCAGCCGTAGCCCGCCGCCGGCCGCCACCGCGGCGAGTTGGCGCGGGTCACCGACCAGCAGTACGTGCGCGCCGTCCGCGCGGGCGGCGGTGATGACGCGGTCCAGGTTCAGGGTGCCGGCCATGCCGGCCTCGTCCACGATCACCAGCTCGCCAGGGGAGAAGTGGGAGTCGTCGATGCCGTGGTCGCGTTGGGTGGCCCACAGGTCAATCGTGGCCGTGCCGTCCATACCGGTCTCCGTACGCAGCACGCTGGCCGCGGCCGCGGTCGGTGCCAGGCCCCGCACCGGCCGGCCCGCTGCCTGCTGCCACACCTCGACCAGGGCGCGCATCGTGGTCGTCTTCCCGGTGCCGGCCGGGCCGACGAGTAGCTGCACGCGACGGTCCGCGAGGGCGGTCTGCTCGACCGCGGCGCGTTGATCCGCCGCCAGGTCGTGGCTGGCTAGGACGGTGCGCATCTGGCCGGCGTCGACACCAGCCTGAACGTCTTCGCGGGCCGCCGCGACGAGTCGCTCTTCCGCGTCCAGCAGCCGGGTGGTGGTCCACCGCGCCGAGCCTGGCGCGTCCCAAATCGGGGTGCCGTCTGCGCGGCGCAGCTCGGGCGGGGTCTCGACAATCTCCGGCACGCTGACTTGCACGCTGCTCTGCGCGGTCTCGGTGACCGCGGTGACGATCCGCGCGACCTCTCGGTCCCGCGCGATGTCGGAGGAGAAATGGACGTCGGCGGTGAGCCGCTGCACCATTGCCGAGACGTGCCGCACCGTCCAGTCCGCGCGTCGTTCCTCGAGCGCCGCCAATGCCTTCGCGGCGATCTCGTCGACCCGTGGCCCGGCGAGCTGGTCGACCACCGGCGCGGGGGTCTGCCGCGTCAACGCGGCCTGTAGTGCGGTGTGCTCAGTGTCGGTGAGGATGTCGGCGGCGAGGGACGCCCACGTCCCACGTTCGGACTGCTCAGAGCCCTCTACTTTCTCCGGCCGCTGCGCGAGGCACGCCGCCTGCGCGAGCTCGTACTGCACTGCTTTGGGTGGTTCGTGACCGTGCTTCTGGCGGTAGTCGCGGACCCGCTGCGTGTAGTCGGCCTCGATCTGCTGGCGCCGCCTGCTGAACGCCGCGATCAGCGGCTCCGGGATATGTGCAAGCTCGCGGATGGGGGAGACCGCGCCGGGTTCCTGGTCCGAACGGACCCGGAACTCCCACCCGAGCCGGCGCGAAACCTCGTCCTCCAGGACACGGTTGTACCGCTCGGACAGGGCCACGTTCGCCTTGTACAGGCTCCGCGAGTCCAGCGTCAACCACTTACGCGTCCCATCCGGCAGCCTCGCTTGGACCTTGTTACTGATGACCGCGTGCGTGTGCAAGTCGGGATCTGCGGCGCGACTGGTGCGGTGCTCGAACGCCGCGACAGTCACGCCGGCGACGTCGACGTGGCCGATGCCGTCGGTCCCGGTCCGTGCGGTCAGGACGTGGTCCTCTAGATGTGCGATCGTGGTCGCGACAGCGTGCCGATGCGCCTCGAGCAGTTCGGCGGCGGTCTCCGGTTCGGCGAGTCCCCACGCGACGCTGATGCTCTTGACGGGGGAGAAGGTGGTGTCGAAACCGGCGACGGCCTGCCGCTCGCCTTTGCGTTCCTCATCGGCGGTGATCGCGGCGATCTGCGCCTCGGTGGGGGAGGCCAGGTCTGCGACTCGTGACGCGATTCGGTCGGCGACGGTGGCGTAGACGCGGTACCGGCTGCCGAGCTGTGCGCCGGTATCCGGGTGCAGTCCGAGCCCGAGCAGGTTCCCCAGTTGCGCCTCGGAAACGTCACCGGCCACGCTCATCGCCTCGGCTCCGCGGCCCATCCACATACCCGGCGGGTTCCCACTGCGGGCGTAGTAGTCGGTCAGTTTCTCGCCGGGCAGGCGGGCGCCGTCCGCGGCCGCGGTCATCTTCGTGTAGTAGCGATA
This genomic interval from Antricoccus suffuscus contains the following:
- the mobF gene encoding MobF family relaxase, whose amino-acid sequence is MTVHRIGAGDGYRYYTKMTAAADGARLPGEKLTDYYARSGNPPGMWMGRGAEAMSVAGDVSEAQLGNLLGLGLHPDTGAQLGSRYRVYATVADRIASRVADLASPTEAQIAAITADEERKGERQAVAGFDTTFSPVKSISVAWGLAEPETAAELLEAHRHAVATTIAHLEDHVLTARTGTDGIGHVDVAGVTVAAFEHRTSRAADPDLHTHAVISNKVQARLPDGTRKWLTLDSRSLYKANVALSERYNRVLEDEVSRRLGWEFRVRSDQEPGAVSPIRELAHIPEPLIAAFSRRRQQIEADYTQRVRDYRQKHGHEPPKAVQYELAQAACLAQRPEKVEGSEQSERGTWASLAADILTDTEHTALQAALTRQTPAPVVDQLAGPRVDEIAAKALAALEERRADWTVRHVSAMVQRLTADVHFSSDIARDREVARIVTAVTETAQSSVQVSVPEIVETPPELRRADGTPIWDAPGSARWTTTRLLDAEERLVAAAREDVQAGVDAGQMRTVLASHDLAADQRAAVEQTALADRRVQLLVGPAGTGKTTTMRALVEVWQQAAGRPVRGLAPTAAAASVLRTETGMDGTATIDLWATQRDHGIDDSHFSPGELVIVDEAGMAGTLNLDRVITAARADGAHVLLVGDPRQLAAVAAGGGLRLIQNDVGATMLSTVWRFSGRDPQTGERVIRQWEAEASLALREGHVDAVEAYLEHDRVHAGSRDAVTESVYAAWLRDEEAGLDSVMIAPDNATVQALSDRARADRVTAGVVHGESVRLRNDSAASVGDIIVTRENERRIRVGGDFVKNGDFWTITGIRGDGSLAVSGTHGVTVLPADYVARRVQLGYAMTVHRAQGSTVDSVHAIVDETMSRETLYVAATRGRAANHLYAVTEHILDVEAERAADPNQPARAVLTAVLERSEADPSATEAIRAEQTAADSIASHLQRWEYIADHAKTDHVDATLRRVLPAGATEQLQKDAAWPYLRRYVRWLGSEAPRTVSEAWERSAMTGTKSHAQVLISRMNDAAPTGVQSRAGDGRGGWLPAPVGDGSYSDQLLEAARAKAARLGEMVAVDPPGWAAALGPVPDDPDGRSDWTQRAGNIAAYREAFDVHTEGPLGVEPDEPMQRRAWQHAAAAMPAQTAPTRDDGERRVAGREHESAKYAALSDTELAEQSRAIERDLHRAQRQRRQLAHLQEHYEQHQDGPRERELTKDVEQWRSVLAKLDAAEHAAAGEVSARDVAADLRQQVIAHAAETPTRKRARAAWEQQTDALEERALAANAEASDASDTAYRARAGLPADRGEWAQMRQRAEASLHDIDWRRDDARREDAAERDQMPARLARIDEHEATARGELTQLTAERDERRADIPQPDNDRHAGDDRGHGKNEAEHGRTQEP
- a CDS encoding ATP-binding cassette domain-containing protein, which translates into the protein MANRSSPGQPGLGKAKAKARAIELLDRVGIPEPARRYGAYPFEMSGGMLQRVLIAMAISCEPSVLIAALAADPQVIVADEAVSALDVSTQAQILNLLKDIQAERGLAFLFITHDLGVVRQVADRIAVMNLGEIVEQGDADQVFDAPAQEYTQSLLSAVPEVSAKARRARAAAVSGSGTA